One genomic window of Pseudomonas chlororaphis subsp. piscium includes the following:
- a CDS encoding DUF934 domain-containing protein has translation MQRIIKNNEVIDETWHLLPKDATLDGISNCDDLIVPLALWREHAHALKARDGGLGVWLDSDEEAEEIGDDVQHFQVIALNFPAFTDGRNYSNARLLRDRYGFKGELRAIGDILRDQLFYLRRCGFDAYALRADKDPYEALESLKDFSVTYQAATDEPLPLFRRR, from the coding sequence ATGCAGCGAATCATTAAGAACAACGAGGTCATCGACGAAACCTGGCACCTGTTGCCCAAGGACGCGACCCTCGACGGCATTTCCAACTGCGACGACCTGATCGTGCCGCTGGCCCTGTGGCGCGAGCACGCTCACGCCCTCAAGGCCCGCGACGGCGGCCTGGGCGTGTGGCTGGACAGCGATGAAGAAGCCGAAGAGATCGGCGATGACGTGCAGCACTTCCAGGTCATCGCCCTGAACTTCCCGGCCTTCACCGACGGCCGTAACTACTCCAACGCCCGCCTGCTGCGTGACCGTTACGGTTTCAAGGGCGAGCTGCGGGCAATCGGCGACATCTTGCGCGACCAGCTGTTCTACCTGCGCCGCTGCGGGTTCGACGCCTACGCCCTGCGCGCCGACAAGGACCCGTATGAAGCCCTGGAAAGCCTCAAGGACTTCTCCGTGACCTACCAGGCCGCCACCGACGAACCGCTGCCGCTGTTCCGTCGCCGCTAA
- the sohB gene encoding protease SohB, with protein MEFLSEYASFLAKTVTLVIAILVVLITAASLRSKGRRKGAGQLHVSKLNDFYKSLRERLEQSLLDKDQLRALRKSEAKAEKKHKKHPEEKPRVFVLDFSGDIKASATEGLRHEITALLSLATPKDEVVLRLESAGGMVHSYGLASSQLARIRQAGVPLTVCIDKVAASGGYMMACIGEKIISAPFAILGSIGVVAQLPNVNRLLKKHDIDFEVLTAGEYKRTLTVFGENTEKGREKFQEDLDVTHQLFKNFVSRYRPQLVIDEVATGEVWLGVAAQEKKLVDELKTSDEYLAERAKSAELFHLHYAERKSLQERVGLAASNSVDRVLLTWWSRLTQQRFW; from the coding sequence GTGGAGTTTCTCTCCGAGTACGCCAGTTTCCTGGCCAAAACCGTCACCCTGGTCATCGCCATCCTGGTGGTGCTGATCACCGCTGCCTCGCTGCGCAGCAAAGGCCGGCGCAAGGGCGCCGGGCAGCTGCATGTGAGCAAGCTCAACGATTTCTACAAAAGCCTGCGCGAGCGTCTGGAGCAGAGCCTGCTCGACAAGGACCAGCTCAGGGCCCTGCGCAAGTCCGAGGCCAAGGCCGAGAAAAAACACAAGAAGCACCCCGAGGAAAAGCCGCGGGTGTTCGTGCTGGATTTCAGCGGCGACATCAAGGCTTCGGCCACCGAGGGGCTGCGCCACGAAATCACCGCGCTGCTGAGCCTGGCCACACCCAAGGACGAAGTGGTGCTACGCCTGGAAAGCGCCGGCGGCATGGTGCACAGCTACGGGCTGGCGTCGTCGCAACTGGCGCGGATTCGCCAGGCCGGCGTGCCGTTGACGGTGTGCATCGACAAGGTCGCGGCCAGCGGCGGCTACATGATGGCGTGCATCGGCGAGAAGATCATCAGCGCGCCGTTTGCCATCCTCGGTTCGATCGGCGTGGTGGCGCAGTTGCCGAACGTCAACCGCCTGCTGAAAAAGCACGACATCGACTTCGAGGTGCTGACTGCCGGTGAGTACAAGCGCACCCTGACCGTGTTTGGCGAAAACACCGAAAAGGGCCGGGAGAAATTCCAGGAAGACCTGGACGTCACCCATCAGCTGTTCAAGAACTTTGTCTCCCGTTACCGGCCACAGCTGGTCATCGACGAGGTGGCCACCGGTGAAGTCTGGCTGGGTGTTGCGGCGCAGGAGAAAAAGCTGGTCGACGAGCTGAAAACCAGTGACGAGTATCTGGCCGAACGCGCCAAGAGCGCCGAGCTGTTCCACCTGCACTACGCCGAGCGCAAGAGCCTGCAGGAGCGGGTCGGGCTGGCAGCCAGCAATTCTGTCGACCGTGTGCTGCTGACCTGGTGGAGCCGCCTGACCCAACAGCGTTTCTGGTAA
- a CDS encoding histidine phosphatase family protein, translating to MGSIYLIRHGQASFGADDYDVLSTTGVRQAEVLGQHLVELGVNFDRCLAGDLRRQQHTANSTLQQFSAAGLPTPILETDSAFNEFDADAVIRALLPDMLSEEPNALDILRNAAQNRAEFQRIFALIIDRWLAGTYDPPGLESWLGFVERVQAGLQRILDQADNTQKIAVFTSGGTITALLHLITRMPAAQAFELNWQIVNTSLNLLKFRGREVALASFNSHAHLQLLKAPELITFR from the coding sequence GTGGGCAGCATCTATCTGATTCGACATGGCCAGGCCTCCTTCGGTGCGGACGACTACGACGTCCTGTCGACCACGGGTGTTCGCCAGGCCGAAGTGCTCGGTCAACACCTGGTCGAACTGGGGGTGAACTTCGACCGCTGCCTGGCTGGCGACCTGCGCCGCCAGCAACACACCGCCAACTCCACCCTGCAACAGTTCAGCGCCGCGGGCCTGCCCACGCCGATCCTGGAAACCGATTCGGCGTTCAACGAATTCGATGCCGACGCGGTGATCCGCGCCTTGCTGCCCGATATGTTGTCCGAGGAGCCCAACGCCCTGGACATCCTGCGCAACGCCGCGCAGAACCGCGCCGAATTCCAGCGCATCTTCGCCCTGATCATCGACCGCTGGCTGGCCGGCACCTACGATCCACCGGGCCTGGAAAGCTGGCTGGGGTTCGTCGAACGGGTGCAGGCCGGCCTGCAGCGTATTCTGGACCAGGCCGACAACACCCAGAAAATCGCCGTGTTCACCTCCGGCGGCACCATCACCGCCCTGCTCCACCTGATTACCCGGATGCCTGCCGCCCAGGCCTTCGAACTGAATTGGCAAATCGTCAATACCTCGCTCAACCTGCTGAAGTTTCGCGGTCGCGAGGTCGCCCTGGCTTCCTTCAACAGCCATGCCCACCTGCAGCTGCTGAAGGCCCCGGAACTCATCACTTTCCGCTGA
- a CDS encoding SCP2 sterol-binding domain-containing protein, whose product MTSVADAVQAMKAKFNPAAAAGLDLVFGFRIDDTKNFSLIVKDSTCELKEGENPDAQVTLVMDGETLQGIVSGETDGMQAFMGGKLRAEGDMMLAMKLSELFPA is encoded by the coding sequence ATGACCTCCGTAGCCGACGCCGTACAAGCCATGAAAGCCAAGTTCAACCCAGCTGCCGCTGCCGGCCTGGACCTGGTTTTCGGCTTCCGTATCGATGACACCAAGAACTTCTCGCTGATCGTCAAAGACAGCACCTGCGAGCTCAAGGAAGGCGAGAACCCGGACGCCCAGGTCACTCTGGTAATGGACGGCGAAACCCTGCAAGGCATCGTCAGCGGCGAAACCGACGGCATGCAGGCCTTCATGGGCGGCAAGCTGCGCGCCGAAGGCGACATGATGCTGGCGATGAAGCTGAGCGAACTGTTCCCGGCCTAA
- a CDS encoding ABC transporter ATP-binding protein: MSERLIELRGLRVAFKATEVVHGIDLEIRPGECLALVGESGSGKSVTAHSLLQLLDPGSTRIAGSIRYRGEELLGASPARLRQLRGNRIAMIFQEPMSSLNPLHSLERQLGETLRLHKGMAGTQARERILELLHLVGIRQPEQRLQAYPHQLSGGQRQRVMIAMALACEPELLIADEPTTALDVTVQRKILLLLKDLQQRLGMALLLISHDLNLVRSIAQRVAVMRAGEIVETAGCEQLFADPRHPYSVQLLNAEPGGQALRRGPSETLLAVEGLKVWFRLGGGWLRPRRYLKAVNGIDLQLQRGKTLGIVGESGSGKSTLGQAILRLIASEGSIRFKGQDLQSLDGKQLRPLRRQMQVVFQDPFGSLSPRLSVQQIIAEGLLVHSELNARQREQAVIEALQEVGLDPASRHRYPHEFSGGQRQRIAIARALVLKPELILLDEPTSALDRTVQKQVVALLRRLQQEHGLTYLFISHDLAVVRALAHDLIVMKEGEVVERGETEQLFATARHPYTRELLAASSVMAASVAGLPLAEPLGAD; this comes from the coding sequence ATGAGTGAAAGACTGATTGAACTGCGTGGCCTGCGGGTGGCGTTCAAGGCCACTGAAGTAGTGCATGGCATCGACCTGGAGATCCGTCCCGGCGAATGCCTGGCGCTGGTGGGCGAGTCCGGCTCCGGCAAGTCGGTGACGGCCCACAGCCTCCTGCAACTGCTGGATCCGGGCAGCACGCGCATCGCGGGCAGCATCCGTTATCGCGGCGAAGAGTTGCTGGGTGCCAGCCCGGCGCGCTTGCGCCAGCTGCGCGGCAACCGCATCGCGATGATCTTCCAGGAGCCCATGAGCTCGCTGAACCCCCTGCATAGCCTGGAGCGGCAGCTGGGGGAGACCCTGCGCCTGCACAAGGGCATGGCCGGCACCCAGGCCCGCGAACGGATTCTGGAACTGCTGCATCTGGTAGGCATCCGGCAGCCGGAGCAGCGCTTGCAGGCCTACCCCCATCAGCTCTCCGGCGGGCAACGCCAGCGGGTGATGATCGCCATGGCCCTGGCTTGCGAACCGGAACTGCTGATCGCCGACGAGCCGACCACTGCCCTGGATGTCACTGTGCAACGCAAGATCCTGCTGCTGCTCAAGGACCTGCAGCAGCGCCTGGGCATGGCCTTGCTGCTGATCAGCCATGACCTCAACCTGGTGCGCAGCATCGCCCAGCGGGTGGCGGTGATGCGCGCCGGGGAGATAGTCGAAACGGCTGGCTGCGAGCAGCTGTTCGCCGATCCCCGGCATCCCTACAGCGTCCAGCTGCTGAATGCCGAGCCCGGCGGCCAGGCGCTGCGTCGCGGGCCCAGCGAGACCCTGCTGGCGGTGGAGGGGCTGAAGGTCTGGTTCCGCCTGGGCGGTGGCTGGCTGCGGCCCAGGCGTTACCTGAAGGCGGTGAACGGCATCGACCTGCAACTGCAACGGGGCAAGACCCTGGGCATTGTCGGGGAGTCCGGCTCGGGCAAGTCGACCCTGGGCCAGGCGATCCTGCGGCTGATCGCGTCCGAAGGCAGCATCCGCTTCAAGGGCCAGGACCTGCAAAGCCTCGACGGCAAACAACTGCGGCCGTTGCGCCGGCAGATGCAGGTGGTGTTTCAGGATCCCTTCGGCAGCCTCAGCCCGCGCCTCAGCGTGCAGCAGATCATCGCCGAAGGCTTGCTGGTGCACAGCGAGCTGAATGCGCGGCAGCGTGAGCAGGCGGTGATCGAGGCGCTGCAGGAAGTCGGCCTCGACCCGGCCAGCCGCCATCGCTACCCCCATGAGTTCTCCGGCGGCCAGCGCCAGCGCATCGCCATTGCCCGGGCCCTGGTGCTCAAGCCGGAACTGATCCTGCTCGACGAACCGACCTCGGCCCTCGACCGCACCGTGCAGAAACAGGTAGTGGCGCTGCTGCGTCGCCTGCAGCAGGAACATGGCCTGACCTACCTGTTCATCAGCCACGACCTGGCGGTGGTGCGGGCGCTGGCCCATGACCTGATCGTGATGAAGGAGGGCGAAGTGGTGGAGCGCGGCGAGACCGAGCAGCTGTTCGCCACGGCGCGCCATCCCTATACCCGGGAGCTGCTGGCGGCGTCCTCGGTGATGGCGGCTTCCGTCGCCGGCTTGCCGCTGGCCGAGCCCCTTGGCGCCGACTGA
- a CDS encoding ABC transporter permease — MLTLSPIGQRRWQRFKSHRRGWWSLWLFIALFALTLGGELIANDKPLLVAYQGHWYFPVFKRYTEQQFGGELPFQPDYRSASVRQLIEGQGGWLLFAPIPFAFDTVNYDLTEPAPSPPSAQNWLGTDDQARDVLARVIFGTRVSLLFALALTAASALIGIAAGALQGYYGGWIDLLGQRLQEVWSGLPVLYLLIILSGFVEPGFWWLLGIMALFSWLTLVDVVRAEFLRSRGLEYVKAARALGVGDTQVMLRHILPNAMSATLTYLPFILTGAIATLSALDFLGFGMPAGSASLGELIGQGKSNLQAPWLGLTAFFALALILSLLVFIGEACRDAFDPRH; from the coding sequence ATGTTGACCTTGTCTCCCATAGGCCAGCGGCGCTGGCAGCGCTTCAAGTCCCACCGGCGCGGCTGGTGGTCGTTGTGGCTGTTCATCGCGTTGTTCGCCTTGACCCTCGGCGGTGAGCTGATCGCCAACGACAAGCCCTTGCTGGTGGCTTACCAGGGCCACTGGTATTTCCCGGTGTTCAAGCGTTACACCGAACAGCAGTTCGGCGGCGAACTGCCGTTCCAGCCGGATTACCGCAGCGCTTCGGTGCGCCAGTTGATCGAGGGGCAGGGCGGCTGGTTGTTGTTCGCGCCCATTCCTTTCGCTTTCGACACGGTCAACTACGACCTGACGGAACCGGCGCCCAGCCCACCCTCGGCGCAGAACTGGCTGGGCACCGACGACCAGGCCCGGGACGTGCTGGCGCGGGTGATCTTCGGCACCCGGGTGTCGCTGCTGTTCGCCCTGGCGCTGACCGCCGCCAGTGCGCTGATCGGCATCGCCGCCGGCGCCCTGCAGGGCTATTACGGCGGCTGGATCGACCTGTTGGGGCAGCGCTTGCAGGAGGTCTGGTCGGGGCTGCCGGTGCTGTACCTGCTGATCATTCTCTCGGGGTTCGTCGAGCCGGGTTTCTGGTGGCTGCTGGGGATCATGGCGCTGTTTTCCTGGCTGACCCTGGTGGACGTGGTGCGCGCCGAGTTCCTGCGCAGCCGTGGCCTGGAGTACGTCAAGGCGGCGCGGGCCCTGGGCGTCGGCGATACCCAGGTGATGCTGCGGCACATCCTGCCCAATGCCATGAGCGCCACCCTGACGTACCTGCCGTTTATTCTCACCGGGGCCATCGCCACTCTGTCGGCCCTGGATTTCCTGGGCTTCGGCATGCCGGCCGGCAGTGCTTCCCTGGGCGAGTTGATCGGCCAGGGCAAAAGCAATCTGCAGGCGCCCTGGCTGGGGCTGACGGCGTTTTTCGCCCTGGCGCTGATTCTGTCGTTGCTGGTGTTTATCGGCGAAGCCTGCCGCGACGCCTTCGACCCGAGGCATTGA
- a CDS encoding microcin C ABC transporter permease YejB codes for MLGYSARRLLLIVPTLLCILLVNFVIVQAAPGGPVEQAIARLQGISGAAAVGGGHVESVGGESRATRGLDPKLLADIERQYGFDKPACERLWLMLKNYSRLDFGDSFFRGAKVTELIAQKLPVTLSLGLWATLITYLVSIPLGIRKAIHDGSAFDVWSSAAIVIGYAMPGFLFALLLILVFGGGTLLDWFPVRGLVSENFAQLSAWGKVADYFWHLVLPVSALVIGGFATLTLLTKNSFLNEISRLYVVTARAKGLSERQVLYGHVFRNAMLLVVAGLPQALVNVFFGGSLLIEVIFSLDGLGRLSYDAAVSRDYPVVFGSLFIFTLFGLLIKLLGDLCYTLVDPRIDFSARSA; via the coding sequence ATGCTGGGTTATAGCGCGCGGCGTCTGCTGCTGATCGTGCCCACCTTGCTGTGCATCCTGCTGGTGAACTTCGTCATCGTCCAGGCGGCCCCCGGCGGTCCGGTGGAGCAGGCCATTGCCCGCCTGCAAGGCATTAGTGGTGCCGCGGCGGTGGGCGGCGGGCATGTGGAATCGGTGGGCGGCGAGTCCCGCGCCACCCGTGGCCTGGACCCCAAGCTGCTGGCCGATATCGAGCGCCAGTACGGCTTCGACAAACCCGCCTGCGAGCGTTTGTGGCTGATGCTCAAGAACTATTCGCGGCTGGATTTCGGCGACAGCTTCTTTCGGGGCGCCAAGGTCACCGAGCTGATCGCGCAGAAGCTGCCGGTGACCCTGTCGCTGGGCCTGTGGGCGACGCTGATCACTTACCTTGTGTCGATCCCCCTGGGGATTCGCAAGGCCATCCATGACGGCTCGGCCTTCGATGTCTGGAGCAGCGCGGCGATCGTTATCGGTTATGCCATGCCGGGTTTCCTGTTCGCTCTGTTGCTGATCCTGGTGTTCGGCGGCGGCACCTTGCTCGACTGGTTTCCGGTGCGCGGGCTGGTGTCGGAGAACTTCGCCCAGCTCTCGGCCTGGGGCAAGGTCGCCGACTATTTCTGGCACCTGGTGCTGCCGGTCAGTGCCCTGGTGATCGGCGGGTTCGCCACCTTGACCCTGCTGACCAAGAACAGCTTTCTCAACGAGATCTCCCGCCTGTATGTGGTCACCGCCCGGGCCAAGGGCCTGAGTGAGCGGCAGGTGCTGTACGGCCATGTGTTTCGCAACGCCATGCTGCTGGTGGTCGCCGGCTTGCCCCAGGCCCTGGTCAATGTGTTCTTCGGCGGCTCGCTGCTGATCGAGGTGATCTTCTCCCTCGATGGCCTGGGGCGCCTGAGCTACGACGCCGCGGTATCGCGGGATTACCCGGTGGTGTTCGGTTCGCTGTTCATCTTCACCCTGTTCGGTCTGCTGATAAAACTGCTCGGCGACCTGTGCTACACCCTGGTCGATCCGCGTATCGACTTCAGTGCAAGGAGCGCCTGA
- a CDS encoding extracellular solute-binding protein, producing MLLQRAVLFWLCLLPSPVLLAAVQPSLTVYGEAPKYPAGFQHFDYVNPDAPKGGSLRRSSLESGPFDHLIPYIDKGTGVADIDGWLYAPLAYRSKDEPYTVYGLVAEGLELAADRSWLRFYLNPRARFDDGSPITAQDVRYTFELLMTQGSFVYRQQFADVAEVQVESSTRVRFVFKNSDSRTLPLDLASLPVLPEHWWRGRNFADGGGFEAPLGSGPYRVSAVDAGRSVDFERVKDWWGQDLPVVRGRYNFDRLRVEFFADTDVSRQILKAGGYDYNRELSATGYTIGYAGAALEQGRLVREHLAPGSALGAQGFIFNLQKPQFQDRRVRQAIAMLWDFEWSNRQMMRSMYLRQQSFFSHSELAAVALPDAEELKILEPWRGQIPEEVFTQVFQAPRTDGSGIIRAQQLQALKLLEAAGWTPRGDQLVNAAGEPLHFTFLNGQKGLERLLLPFKRNLAQIGIGFDIRQVDTAQYTNRVRSRDYDMIIAAYPVSLAPGRELFNYFGSVSADDPGSNNYMALRDPAVDGLISALVQADSRASMLAHARALDRVLQWGYYWIPNYYPPGISSVWWNRFGRPAIAPLYDAGLDTWWEVSPQALTLSQMRQRSREVVHAGL from the coding sequence ATGCTATTGCAACGCGCTGTGCTGTTCTGGCTCTGCCTGCTGCCGAGCCCCGTGCTGCTGGCCGCCGTGCAACCGTCGCTGACGGTCTACGGCGAAGCCCCGAAATACCCCGCCGGCTTCCAGCACTTCGACTACGTCAACCCGGACGCGCCCAAGGGCGGCAGCCTGCGCCGGTCCTCCCTGGAAAGCGGACCCTTCGACCATCTGATTCCCTATATCGACAAAGGCACCGGCGTGGCCGATATCGACGGCTGGCTGTATGCGCCGCTGGCCTATCGCTCCAAGGATGAGCCTTACACCGTGTACGGCCTGGTGGCCGAGGGCCTGGAGCTGGCCGCGGACCGTTCCTGGCTGCGCTTTTACCTCAACCCCCGGGCGCGCTTCGACGATGGCAGCCCGATCACCGCCCAGGACGTGCGCTACACCTTCGAGCTGCTGATGACCCAGGGCAGTTTCGTCTACCGCCAGCAGTTCGCCGATGTCGCCGAGGTGCAGGTGGAGTCGTCGACCCGGGTACGGTTTGTGTTCAAGAACAGCGACAGCCGGACCTTGCCCCTGGACCTGGCGTCGTTGCCGGTGTTGCCCGAGCACTGGTGGCGCGGCCGCAATTTCGCCGACGGTGGCGGCTTCGAAGCGCCGCTGGGCAGCGGGCCGTACCGGGTGAGCGCGGTGGACGCCGGGCGCAGCGTGGACTTCGAGCGGGTCAAGGACTGGTGGGGGCAGGACCTGCCGGTGGTCCGGGGGCGCTACAACTTCGATCGGCTGCGGGTGGAGTTCTTCGCCGACACCGATGTGTCGCGGCAGATCCTCAAGGCCGGCGGCTATGACTACAACCGTGAGCTGTCCGCCACCGGCTACACCATAGGTTATGCCGGCGCCGCGCTGGAGCAGGGGCGCCTGGTGCGCGAGCACCTGGCGCCGGGTTCGGCCCTGGGCGCCCAGGGTTTCATTTTCAACCTGCAGAAACCGCAGTTCCAGGACCGCCGGGTGCGCCAGGCGATCGCCATGCTCTGGGACTTCGAGTGGAGCAACCGGCAGATGATGCGCAGTATGTACCTGCGCCAGCAGAGCTTCTTTTCCCACAGCGAGCTGGCGGCGGTGGCGCTGCCGGACGCTGAAGAATTGAAGATCCTCGAACCCTGGCGCGGGCAGATCCCCGAGGAGGTGTTTACCCAGGTGTTCCAGGCGCCACGCACCGACGGCAGTGGGATCATCCGAGCGCAGCAGTTGCAGGCGCTGAAGCTGCTGGAGGCGGCGGGCTGGACTCCCCGGGGCGATCAGCTGGTGAATGCCGCCGGCGAGCCCTTGCATTTCACCTTTCTCAACGGCCAGAAAGGCCTGGAGCGCCTGCTGCTGCCGTTCAAGCGCAACCTGGCGCAGATCGGCATCGGCTTCGATATTCGCCAGGTCGACACCGCGCAATACACCAACCGCGTGCGCAGCCGCGACTACGACATGATCATCGCCGCCTACCCGGTGTCCCTGGCGCCGGGGCGCGAGCTGTTCAACTATTTCGGTTCGGTGAGCGCCGACGACCCGGGCTCGAACAACTACATGGCGCTGCGCGATCCGGCGGTGGACGGCCTGATCAGCGCCCTGGTGCAGGCCGACAGCCGCGCCAGCATGCTGGCCCACGCCCGGGCGCTGGACCGGGTGTTGCAGTGGGGCTACTACTGGATTCCCAACTACTACCCGCCGGGCATTTCCTCGGTGTGGTGGAACCGTTTTGGCCGGCCGGCCATCGCGCCGCTGTACGACGCCGGGCTCGACACCTGGTGGGAGGTCAGCCCGCAAGCGCTGACCCTGAGCCAGATGCGCCAACGCAGCAGGGAGGTTGTCCATGCTGGGTTATAG